The following nucleotide sequence is from Zingiber officinale cultivar Zhangliang chromosome 10A, Zo_v1.1, whole genome shotgun sequence.
AACGTTATTCATGAATGTTAACGAGTTGAATTTATATCCATATGTATTtaagcttatttatttaatttaacgtgttatttaaatttatttgttaattaattttatgtatattgaatTATAAAGTTGAACActgaatttgtttatttatgaacGTTTTGTTCATGGGTCATAATAATcgctattccaaaggttagtagtcgtttttgatttatctcctccgtattgGTCCTGGGATGGATTGGCGGGGATGTTAGAGGTGAACATATTCACCTTTTGTCACCAATAATAGGGGAATgtaaacaaaatttccttttaaatgaAAATAAACATTACCCAAATGGGCCGGATTGGTTTGCGTTAACCACAACATGCATGTCTAGCATAACTTAAGCAGTGGGTTTAGCGGTGGGTTTAGTTAAGTTATTGATTATGATAATCAAGTAATTGAATtatgagaaataaaatataattaatattatttgatttaaCATTTGAAATActcatttaaaaaaaagaaaaatctttcACATCAAGTAAAATCTTACATTTCTAAATAATCATATTATATCTCTCATTTACTGACATAATGGATATATTTTATTATcttggaattattattatttgaactaaatagaattaaataatataatcttacctagataattaaaattatcaaccATAACTTTTGGACTAAAGATGTTCTAAGTGGGGTTAATGCTTAGCATGAGCCATATGGGTATGACACCGAATGGGTCAACCCAACAAGTTGCATCCATTAATgctaaattcaaattaatatttctatTGGACCTTTAACCATAGCACtcaagatttaatttttttttagtagaTATGAATTGGTAGCATATAAATACTATCAACATTTCCTCCAATAAATCTTAAATATATTAATATATCTCATAAACACATTACTATACTCTAACATTTTTTCCTATAAATTtcaaatacattaatatatcccatAAACATATTACTATACCccgtaaatatttttttttcattttaatttttttaaattgaatACTACAACCTAATTAAAAAGTCGGAATCCTAAGGTAAATTTTTAGCTTGAAGATTATAATTCAATTGGGAAGCCTAAATTCTAGAGGTACGATTAAATTTTTttcgtttttaatttttttgttaattgAACACTATAATGTAATTGGAAAGATTGAACCCTAgagctaaaattttaaaaaattttaggttGAACATTATAACCCAATTGAAAAGTCTAAATCCTAAGTGTatgtctaattttttttttatttttaattagattatagtgttctggctaaaaaattttaagattttaggCTTTCCACTTAAATTATAGTGTTTCATaacaagaaaaatgaaaaaaatttaaatgtttatTGAGTCTAGTATTACATTTATCGggaataataattatatatatataatttctttttttCGTGATAAAACCCTTACTAAATCTATCACTTATTGTAAGAATTCAAAAAAATAAACAATTCACTTTTAATATATCTATTATTTTCACACCCCTATTAAATTCTTTAATGAATAAATATATTACGCATTAGAATTTTTCccattaaaacttatttaaaatctaatatcaattttaaattaatttgttaATGAATTAATATATGACAGTATGGTGACGTAATATTCATAAAAATGATAAATGGCAGCATTATCGAATGCAATAATCATAAAAACAAGATTATTTAATTTAGTGgaatatgataaaattttattgGTTCAACTCATCAAATTGAACGAAACCAAATGATTTTGTAGATAAAATTCACTTCACTTTTAAAAAGTTGAGACAGAATTTAGAATCGACTCAATTTCTAGCAAGCTAaagttttttatattattttctgGGAACTTATAATGATCACTTGAACAAGAACACGTGTATTTATTTGTTGCAAAAGAATACTTCTAATGCACTACGCAGAACAGACATTACCATTCCTCAAAACCAAAAGAGATTCTAATTCACAACAAGAACAGTTTGATATAACTCCGAGAATACATACAAAATCAACTACCAAAAAGTTGAACAAAGATAATAAAAGAGTGCTAGCCACTCGAGGTACATTAGTCATTCAAATCCTCTTAAGTACCCTCTCAGCTGCCTCAATTGTTTGCTCGATATCTTTATGAGTATGAGCTAAGCTTGTAAATCCTGCTTCAAACTGTGAGGGTGCAAGATATACGCCTTCCTCTAGCATGCCCCTGTGAAACCTTGCAAACTTAGCAGCGTCGCTCTTTTTTGCATCCTCAAAATTGTGAACTGGCCCTGCATTGAAGAAGAACCCGAACATTCCATGAATATAGCCACCATACATTTCATGCCCAGCTCTCTCCCCAGCATCTAGAATTCCATTGGTAAGATCAGAGGTGATTTTATCTAGATACTCGTATGTCCCTGGTTCCATTAACCTCTTGAGAGTGTGAATGCCTGCAGTCATAGCCAACGGGTTGCCGCTAAGAGTTCCTGCTTGATACATCGGCCCTGCAGGAGCCACCATCTGCATGATATCTTTCCTTCCTCCATAAGCTCCAactggaagaccaccaccaatcACTTTTCCAAGAGTGGTTAGATCAGGAGTTATGCCAAAATATTCTTGAGCCCCACCATAAGCTAGACGGAACCCTGTCATCACCTCATCAAATATCAGGAGAGCACCATTTTGTTCTGTGATTTCACGGAGGCCATTCAAGAATTCTGGTTTTGGAGGGATAAAACCAGCATTTCCCACAACTGGTTCAAGGATGACAGCAGCAATCTCACCTTTGTGGGTTTCAAATAGTTTCTTTACAGTTTCAAGGTCATTGTAAGGAGAGGTTAGTGTATCCATTGTGGCTCCCGACGGAACACCAGGGGAGTCAGGGAGGCCAAGAGTGGCAACCCCACTACCAGCTTTAACAAGGAATGCGTTGGCATGCCCGTGATAGCAGCCTTCAAATTTGATGAGCTTTTCCCGGCCAGTGAATGCACGGGCAAGGCGGAGAACACCCATGCAAGCTTCTGTGCCTGAGTTAACAAATCGGACCATTTCAACACTAGGCACTGCCGAGATGACCATCTCAGCCAGGACATTCTCTAATATACAGGGAGCACCAAAGCTTGTGCCTTTCTTCAGGGTCTCAATCAATGCAGCATTCACCTAAGTGGACAAACCAAAAGACAAGCAGGCATTAAGATCAATATAGTTGTGTAAAACTTCACCACACCACTAGCATACTTGCTCAGCATCAGTTTTTAAGCAAATGAAGAAACTATGTTGCCCATACTAACTGATACACCAATTAAAGAATCAGTTATATTTGATTTACACAAAAATAAAATGAAGTTAATGACCAAAGCTAGCCGTCATCAACAGGATCCTACAAAAGGTGCAAGTAACTTTAGCCCACCTGCCCAAGAGTTACTATGTTTACAAACGGTGCAAGTAACTTTAGCCCACCTACTTAAGAGTTATCATGTCCAtagaaacaaaatgcaaaacaaagtAACTAAAAGAATGCAATTTCAATCATTCAAACAAGTAAACTTCAGGAAACCAAATACCCACTGAAAACCTAGTAGTGTTATTCCATTTTTTGATGCGGTGACTAGCGTTCAAAGATGATCTAAACTTGGATTTCCTTGTATGAAACATGTTTGCTACATTCTCAAAATATTTAATAGGCGGTTTAAACCTTACAATGAGATAACAGTTGAATTTgcttgaaaagaaagaaaaacatcAGAATTCAAGAGCCATGCAATGTAGAAAATGAAAGGTACCTTGTCATCTGCATGCCCGATAATAGCAGGACCCCAAGAACCAACATAGTCTATGTATTCATTTCCATCTACATCCCACATGCGAGAACCTTTAACAGAATCAAAGACAATCGGTTGCCCACCAACTGATTTGAAGGCTCGAACAGGTGAATTTACACCTCCAGGCATCAATTTCTGACAAAGTTTTCTTCTATTAGTTCACTTTATAACTAACAAGAATATTATCTGACAAACGGCAGCAAACCACTAGTTAGCCAGTGACATTAACAGAGCATTTCACAACTACCCACAAGGCCACGATAATATATTAAGCACTTAATCAAGAATTGGAATATGATTTCCCCAGAAATATTTTCAGTCTGGAATTTCATTATAATGCTAAAAATGCTCGTGTACTCAGAGGAACATGTGTAAATGATTTTCAAGACTATGGAAGGATAAAGTATCACTTATCGATGGAATTATTTAGTCAATTAATTGAAAGTGAACACCCATTGTGGATGGAGTTGTTTTTACATCCCACTGACCAGGGTTTGGTTCTAGgtataactttaatttttttcaagTCAAACCAAAGTGAAATGGAGATTGTGGATGGAGTTGATAACTCACTTACTAACCAGGGTTTGAATCTAGGAATACGTTGAATTTTCAAGTCAAACCTAAGTGATTGTAACACCCAGGTTAGTTCATTAGTAGTAGAAGGGGCTACTTTTGTTGGTGCATAGGCCAAGATGAATTTTATACCGTCAACTTGAGCTTAAGTATGTTGGCTATCTGGTAAGATATATAGAGTTGAATGGATACTTTCCCTCACCAAGCTGAAAATTAACAACAAAAGGATGGGTCAAGAAGATACAAAAAATCATAAACATTTGCCAGTCATTGCTCAAGCCAATTGTGAAAAAGAGAGAAAACTAGTTTATTAGCCTTAAATTTTTTCTACATAAATGTGCCTTCAATATTTTGGTTACTATCTAACCTATCTTATTGGCTTAAATCTTGCCGTGACAAAAAAGTAGACAAGGTAGAATGTGAAACATACAAAATTATGATATTCCCATCAAATATCCACAACTATAACAAGCTTTGTATCCAACTAGTTGTGAACTAGCTATGTGT
It contains:
- the LOC122027132 gene encoding glutamate-1-semialdehyde 2,1-aminomutase, chloroplastic isoform X2; the encoded protein is MPGGVNSPVRAFKSVGGQPIVFDSVKGSRMWDVDGNEYIDYVGSWGPAIIGHADDKVNAALIETLKKGTSFGAPCILENVLAEMVISAVPSVEMVRFVNSGTEACMGVLRLARAFTGREKLIKFEGCYHGHANAFLVKAGSGVATLGLPDSPGVPSGATMDTLTSPYNDLETVKKLFETHKGEIAAVILEPVVGNAGFIPPKPEFLNGLREITEQNGALLIFDEVMTGFRLAYGGAQEYFGITPDLTTLGKVIGGGLPVGAYGGRKDIMQMVAPAGPMYQAGTLSGNPLAMTAGIHTLKRLMEPGTYEYLDKITSDLTNGILDAGERAGHEMYGGYIHGMFGFFFNAGPVHNFEDAKKSDAAKFARFHRGMLEEGVYLAPSQFEAGFTSLAHTHKDIEQTIEAAERVLKRI
- the LOC122027132 gene encoding glutamate-1-semialdehyde 2,1-aminomutase, chloroplastic isoform X1; translation: MASVAGVGVSWRSSKAALLPSSVKPSRAATRLAFTVRNTISVEKKNYTLQKSEEIFNAAKKLMPGGVNSPVRAFKSVGGQPIVFDSVKGSRMWDVDGNEYIDYVGSWGPAIIGHADDKVNAALIETLKKGTSFGAPCILENVLAEMVISAVPSVEMVRFVNSGTEACMGVLRLARAFTGREKLIKFEGCYHGHANAFLVKAGSGVATLGLPDSPGVPSGATMDTLTSPYNDLETVKKLFETHKGEIAAVILEPVVGNAGFIPPKPEFLNGLREITEQNGALLIFDEVMTGFRLAYGGAQEYFGITPDLTTLGKVIGGGLPVGAYGGRKDIMQMVAPAGPMYQAGTLSGNPLAMTAGIHTLKRLMEPGTYEYLDKITSDLTNGILDAGERAGHEMYGGYIHGMFGFFFNAGPVHNFEDAKKSDAAKFARFHRGMLEEGVYLAPSQFEAGFTSLAHTHKDIEQTIEAAERVLKRI